A window of the Salvelinus fontinalis isolate EN_2023a chromosome 26, ASM2944872v1, whole genome shotgun sequence genome harbors these coding sequences:
- the LOC129823538 gene encoding alpha-amylase-like: MMRYLVLLALLGLSQAFNNPHAKHGRQAIVHLFEWKWNDVAAECERFLAPKGYAGVQISPPTESILLTSPWRPWWERYQPISYNLCSRSGNESELRDMITRCNNVGVNIYVDAVINHMCGAGGGEGTHSTCGTYFSAKNRDFPSIPYSGFDFNEGKCKSASGDIENYNDINQVRDCRLVSLLDLALEKDYVRGKVADYMNNLIDMGVAGFRVDASKHMWPGDLTVIYGGLHNLNTRWFNEGARPFMFQEVIDMGGEAIQASDYFPLGRVTEFKYGAKIGNVFRKWNGEKLSYTKNWGEGWGFMPDGNALVFIDNHDNQRGHGGGGSAILTFWDARIYKMAVAYMLAHPYGVARVMSSFRWNRADDWQGPPSHEDGSTKNVQVNADDTCGDGWVCEHRWRQITNMATFRNVVDGQPHSNWWDNGNNQVAFGRGNRGFIVFNNDDWHLDVTLNTGMPGGAYCDVISGQRDGERCTGKTINVGDDGRAHFKISNTEEDPMVAIHADSKL; this comes from the exons ATGATGAGGTATCTAGTTCTGTTGGCCCTGCTGGGGCTGAGCCAGGCTTTCAACAACCCCCATGCCAAGCACGGCAGGCAGGCCATCGTCCACCTGTTTGAGTGGAAGTGGAACGACGTCGCGGCTGAGTGTGAGAGGTTCCTGGCTCCCAAAGGATACGCTGGAGTTCAG ATCTCCCCTCCTACTGAGAGCATTTTGTTGACCAGCCCTTGGAGACCATGGTGGGAGCGGTACCAGCCAATCAGCTACAACCTGTGTTCCAGATCAGGAAATGAGAGCGAGCTCAGAGACATGATTACAAGATGCAACAACGTTGGG GTTAACATCTACGTTGATGCCGTCATCAACCACATGTGTGGAGCTGGAGGCGGAGAGGGAACCCACTCTACCTGTGGAACCTATTTCAGTGCCAAAAATAGGGACTTCCCTTCCATCCCCTACAGTGGCTTTGATTTCAACGAAGGAAAGTGCAAATCTGCCAGCGGAGACATCGAGAATTACAATGATATCAACCAG GTGCGTGATTGTCGTCTGGTGAGTCTGCTGGATCTTGCCCTGGAGAAGGACTACGTCAGAGGAAAGGTGGCCGACTACATGAACAATCTGATCGACATGGGAGTGGCTGGGTTCAGAGTGGACGCCAGTAAACACATGTGGCCCGGCGACCTTACTGTCATCTACGGAGGTCTCCACAACCTCAACACCCGCTGGTTTAACGAGGGAGCCAGACCCTTCATGTTCCAGGAG GTTATCGACATGGGTGGTGAGGCCATCCAGGCCTCAGATTACTTCCCCCTAGGCAGAGTCACTGAGTTCAAATATGGAGCCAAAATCGGAAACGTCTTCCGCAAGTGGAACGGCGAAAAGCTGTCTTACACCAA GAACTGGGGTGAAGGCTGGGGCTTCATGCCCGATGGCAATGCTCTTGTGTTTATTGATAACCATGACAACCAGAGAGGTCATGGAGGAGGTGGAAGCGCCATACTCACCTTCTGGGACGCCAG GATTTACAAGATGGCCGTGGCCTACATGCTTGCCCATCCCTACGGGGTGGCCCGTGTGATGTCCTCCTTCCGCTGGAACCGTGCTGATGACTGGCAGGGCCCTCCCAGCCATGAAGATGGATCCACCAAGAATGTCCAAGTAAACGCTGATGACACCTGTGGAGACGGATGGGTGTGTGAGCACAGGTGGCGCCAGATTAC GAACATGGCTACCTTCCGTAACGTGGTGGATGGACAGCCCCATTCCAACTGGTGGGATAATGGGAACAACCAGGTGGCCTTTGGACGCGGCAACCGCGGCTTCATTGTCTTCAACAACGATGACTG GCACCTGGATGTGACTCTGAACACTGGCATGCCCGGCGGCGCCTACTGTGATGTCATTTCTGGCCAGAGGGACGGAGAGCGCTGCACGGGGAAGACCATCAATGTTGGGGACGATGGTCGCGCCCACTTCAAGATCAGCAACACTGAAGAGGATCCCATGGTGGCGATCCATGCTGACTCCAAGCTGTAA